The window GTTGCTCCATACGGAATTTTTGTGGTTTCATACCCAAACGGTCATAAAAGCGAACAGCCCCCGCATTGTCTGCCAATACATCCAAGGTTAGATTGTGGCAGCCCTGCTCCTTGGCATAAGAGAGAGCAAATGTATACAATTGCTCACCAATTTTTTGACCACGCACAGAAGAGGCCACACACAGATCATCAATATACAAGGTCTTGACTGGTTCTAATACATCACCAGTCGCAGTCGTGATTTCACAAAAAAGATGACCGACAACCTGACCTTCCAGTTCGTAAACAAAAACTGACTTAGCGGGATTGTCCAATAACTGCCTTAATTGTTCCTCAGAAAATTT is drawn from Streptococcus sp. 29892 and contains these coding sequences:
- a CDS encoding GNAT family N-acetyltransferase, whose product is MTIRKATQSDIPVLNELLQDILQVHHQARPDIFKSEGQKFSEEQLRQLLDNPAKSVFVYELEGQVVGHLFCEITTATGDVLEPVKTLYIDDLCVASSVRGQKIGEQLYTFALSYAKEQGCHNLTLDVLADNAGAVRFYDRLGMKPQKFRMEQLID